From Cotesia glomerata isolate CgM1 linkage group LG2, MPM_Cglom_v2.3, whole genome shotgun sequence, a single genomic window includes:
- the LOC123258659 gene encoding calcium/calmodulin-dependent protein kinase type 1 isoform X4, with translation MPLFGKKDSNKKLKKDGKDDKMSSVDDKYTLKELLGTGAFSEVRLAESKEKPGQMYAVKIIDKKALKGKEDSLENEIKVLRRLTHPNIVQLLETFEDKHKVYLVMELVTGGELFDRIVEKGSYTEKDASGLIRQVLEAVDYMHEQGVVHRDLKPENLLYYSPDEDSKIMISDFGLSKMEDSGIMATACGTPGYVAPEVLAQRPYGKAVDVWSIGVISYILLCGYPPFYDENDANLFAQILKGEFEFDSPYWDDISDSAKDFIHKLMCVKVEDRYTCKQALAHPWISGNAASNKNIHGTVSEQLKKNFAKSRWKQAYHAATVIRQMQRLALNSGQHHQHQQQQQQQQQQSQGMETTGSSTDSQKVPRTEPTQGNPIRPYRK, from the exons ATGCCGCTTTTTGGTAAAAAagattctaataaaaaattgaaaaaggaTGGAAAGGATGATAAAATGTCATCTGTTGATGATAAATATACGCTCAAAGAACTTTTGGGAAC aGGCGCTTTCTCCGAAGTTAGACTCGCCGAGAGCAAGGAGAAACCTGGACAAATGTATGCCGttaaaataatagataaaaagGCCCTGAAGGGAAAAGAAGACTCGTTGGAAAACGAAATAAAAGTACTGAGAAG GCTAACCCACCCAAATATAGTTCAGCTATTGGAAACCTTCGAAGACAAGCACAAAGTTTATCTTGTGATGGAGCt GGTAACCGGAGGAGAATTGTTCGACAGAATCGTCGAGAAAGGTTCTTACACAGAGAAAGACGCGTCTGGACTTATAAGGCAAGTCCTCGAGGCTGTGGATTACATGCACGAGCAAGGCGTCGTACATCGTGATCTCAAACCCGAGAATCTCCTTTACTACAGTCCTGATGAAGACAGCAAAATTATGATAAGCGATTTCGGGCTCTCAAAAATGGAAGACTCTGGAATTATGGCGACGGCTTGTGGCACTCCGGGATATGTCG CTCCTGAAGTATTGGCGCAAAGGCCGTACGGAAAAGCTGTCGACGTTTGGAGTATAGGAGTAATATCTTATATTTTACTCTGTGGATATCCTCCTTTTTACGACGAAAATGACGCTAATCTGTTTGCTCAAATTCTAAAAG GTGAGTTTGAGTTTGATTCGCCTTACTGGGATGACATAAGCGACTCAGCCAAGGATTTTATCCACAAACTTATGTGTGTCAAAGTCGAAGATAGATACACTTGTAAGCAGGCTCTGGCGCATCCATG GATATCCGGTAACGCAGCGAGCAATAAAAACATCCATGGTACTGTATCAgaacaacttaaaaaaaattttgccaaGTCAAGGTGGAAG CAAGCCTACCATGCGGCCACGGTGATACGTCAGATGCAGAGACTGGCGCTCAACAGTGGTCAGCACCACCAGCaccagcagcagcaacagcagcaacagcagcagTCCCAGGGCATGGAAACGACCGGGTCATCCACCGACAGTCAAAAGGTCCCACGAACCGAGCCAACCCAGGGCAATCCTATTCGTCCTTATCGAAAGTAA
- the LOC123258659 gene encoding calcium/calmodulin-dependent protein kinase type 1 isoform X1: MPLFGKKDSNKKLKKDGKDDKMSSVDDKYTLKELLGTGAFSEVRLAESKEKPGQMYAVKIIDKKALKGKEDSLENEIKVLRRFSETVTPQSVDGPIKSSNSGERGWLTHPNIVQLLETFEDKHKVYLVMELVTGGELFDRIVEKGSYTEKDASGLIRQVLEAVDYMHEQGVVHRDLKPENLLYYSPDEDSKIMISDFGLSKMEDSGIMATACGTPGYVAPEVLAQRPYGKAVDVWSIGVISYILLCGYPPFYDENDANLFAQILKGEFEFDSPYWDDISDSAKDFIHKLMCVKVEDRYTCKQALAHPWISGNAASNKNIHGPVVGKPSCLMVPASLPCGHGDTSDAETGAQQWSAPPAPAAATAATAAVPGHGNDRVIHRQSKGPTNRANPGQSYSSLSKVRQHSNKYQQRLRFNYNNSVQSTTESMSNAWRSQLYFRNNKRFQLFWADTRTALINLFQKNAKSLKKKNKQLR; encoded by the exons ATGCCGCTTTTTGGTAAAAAagattctaataaaaaattgaaaaaggaTGGAAAGGATGATAAAATGTCATCTGTTGATGATAAATATACGCTCAAAGAACTTTTGGGAAC aGGCGCTTTCTCCGAAGTTAGACTCGCCGAGAGCAAGGAGAAACCTGGACAAATGTATGCCGttaaaataatagataaaaagGCCCTGAAGGGAAAAGAAGACTCGTTGGAAAACGAAATAAAAGTACTGAGAAG GTTCAGTGAAACAGTGACACCACAGAGTGTTGATGGACCGATCAAGTCCAGTAATAGTGGCGAAAGAGGATG GCTAACCCACCCAAATATAGTTCAGCTATTGGAAACCTTCGAAGACAAGCACAAAGTTTATCTTGTGATGGAGCt GGTAACCGGAGGAGAATTGTTCGACAGAATCGTCGAGAAAGGTTCTTACACAGAGAAAGACGCGTCTGGACTTATAAGGCAAGTCCTCGAGGCTGTGGATTACATGCACGAGCAAGGCGTCGTACATCGTGATCTCAAACCCGAGAATCTCCTTTACTACAGTCCTGATGAAGACAGCAAAATTATGATAAGCGATTTCGGGCTCTCAAAAATGGAAGACTCTGGAATTATGGCGACGGCTTGTGGCACTCCGGGATATGTCG CTCCTGAAGTATTGGCGCAAAGGCCGTACGGAAAAGCTGTCGACGTTTGGAGTATAGGAGTAATATCTTATATTTTACTCTGTGGATATCCTCCTTTTTACGACGAAAATGACGCTAATCTGTTTGCTCAAATTCTAAAAG GTGAGTTTGAGTTTGATTCGCCTTACTGGGATGACATAAGCGACTCAGCCAAGGATTTTATCCACAAACTTATGTGTGTCAAAGTCGAAGATAGATACACTTGTAAGCAGGCTCTGGCGCATCCATG GATATCCGGTAACGCAGCGAGCAATAAAAACATCCATG GACCAGTAGTAGGAAAGCCTTCTTGTCTCATGGTTCCAGCAAGCCTACCATGCGGCCACGGTGATACGTCAGATGCAGAGACTGGCGCTCAACAGTGGTCAGCACCACCAGCaccagcagcagcaacagcagcaacagcagcagTCCCAGGGCATGGAAACGACCGGGTCATCCACCGACAGTCAAAAGGTCCCACGAACCGAGCCAACCCAGGGCAATCCTATTCGTCCTTATCGAAAGTAAGACAGCACAGTAATAAATATCAGCAGCGATTgagatttaattataataattcagTACAATCAACAACCGAATCAATGTCTAATGCTTGGCGTTCTCAACTGTATTTTCGAAATAACAAACGCTTTCAGCTATTTTGGGCTGATACACGCACTGCACTCATTAATCTCTTCCAAAAAAATGCTAAAtctcttaagaaaaaaaacaaacagtTACGTTGA
- the LOC123258659 gene encoding calcium/calmodulin-dependent protein kinase type 1 isoform X2, with protein MPLFGKKDSNKKLKKDGKDDKMSSVDDKYTLKELLGTGAFSEVRLAESKEKPGQMYAVKIIDKKALKGKEDSLENEIKVLRRLTHPNIVQLLETFEDKHKVYLVMELVTGGELFDRIVEKGSYTEKDASGLIRQVLEAVDYMHEQGVVHRDLKPENLLYYSPDEDSKIMISDFGLSKMEDSGIMATACGTPGYVAPEVLAQRPYGKAVDVWSIGVISYILLCGYPPFYDENDANLFAQILKGEFEFDSPYWDDISDSAKDFIHKLMCVKVEDRYTCKQALAHPWISGNAASNKNIHGPVVGKPSCLMVPASLPCGHGDTSDAETGAQQWSAPPAPAAATAATAAVPGHGNDRVIHRQSKGPTNRANPGQSYSSLSKVRQHSNKYQQRLRFNYNNSVQSTTESMSNAWRSQLYFRNNKRFQLFWADTRTALINLFQKNAKSLKKKNKQLR; from the exons ATGCCGCTTTTTGGTAAAAAagattctaataaaaaattgaaaaaggaTGGAAAGGATGATAAAATGTCATCTGTTGATGATAAATATACGCTCAAAGAACTTTTGGGAAC aGGCGCTTTCTCCGAAGTTAGACTCGCCGAGAGCAAGGAGAAACCTGGACAAATGTATGCCGttaaaataatagataaaaagGCCCTGAAGGGAAAAGAAGACTCGTTGGAAAACGAAATAAAAGTACTGAGAAG GCTAACCCACCCAAATATAGTTCAGCTATTGGAAACCTTCGAAGACAAGCACAAAGTTTATCTTGTGATGGAGCt GGTAACCGGAGGAGAATTGTTCGACAGAATCGTCGAGAAAGGTTCTTACACAGAGAAAGACGCGTCTGGACTTATAAGGCAAGTCCTCGAGGCTGTGGATTACATGCACGAGCAAGGCGTCGTACATCGTGATCTCAAACCCGAGAATCTCCTTTACTACAGTCCTGATGAAGACAGCAAAATTATGATAAGCGATTTCGGGCTCTCAAAAATGGAAGACTCTGGAATTATGGCGACGGCTTGTGGCACTCCGGGATATGTCG CTCCTGAAGTATTGGCGCAAAGGCCGTACGGAAAAGCTGTCGACGTTTGGAGTATAGGAGTAATATCTTATATTTTACTCTGTGGATATCCTCCTTTTTACGACGAAAATGACGCTAATCTGTTTGCTCAAATTCTAAAAG GTGAGTTTGAGTTTGATTCGCCTTACTGGGATGACATAAGCGACTCAGCCAAGGATTTTATCCACAAACTTATGTGTGTCAAAGTCGAAGATAGATACACTTGTAAGCAGGCTCTGGCGCATCCATG GATATCCGGTAACGCAGCGAGCAATAAAAACATCCATG GACCAGTAGTAGGAAAGCCTTCTTGTCTCATGGTTCCAGCAAGCCTACCATGCGGCCACGGTGATACGTCAGATGCAGAGACTGGCGCTCAACAGTGGTCAGCACCACCAGCaccagcagcagcaacagcagcaacagcagcagTCCCAGGGCATGGAAACGACCGGGTCATCCACCGACAGTCAAAAGGTCCCACGAACCGAGCCAACCCAGGGCAATCCTATTCGTCCTTATCGAAAGTAAGACAGCACAGTAATAAATATCAGCAGCGATTgagatttaattataataattcagTACAATCAACAACCGAATCAATGTCTAATGCTTGGCGTTCTCAACTGTATTTTCGAAATAACAAACGCTTTCAGCTATTTTGGGCTGATACACGCACTGCACTCATTAATCTCTTCCAAAAAAATGCTAAAtctcttaagaaaaaaaacaaacagtTACGTTGA
- the LOC123258659 gene encoding calcium/calmodulin-dependent protein kinase type 1 isoform X3, producing MPLFGKKDSNKKLKKDGKDDKMSSVDDKYTLKELLGTGAFSEVRLAESKEKPGQMYAVKIIDKKALKGKEDSLENEIKVLRRFSETVTPQSVDGPIKSSNSGERGWLTHPNIVQLLETFEDKHKVYLVMELVTGGELFDRIVEKGSYTEKDASGLIRQVLEAVDYMHEQGVVHRDLKPENLLYYSPDEDSKIMISDFGLSKMEDSGIMATACGTPGYVAPEVLAQRPYGKAVDVWSIGVISYILLCGYPPFYDENDANLFAQILKGEFEFDSPYWDDISDSAKDFIHKLMCVKVEDRYTCKQALAHPWISGNAASNKNIHGTVSEQLKKNFAKSRWKQAYHAATVIRQMQRLALNSGQHHQHQQQQQQQQQQSQGMETTGSSTDSQKVPRTEPTQGNPIRPYRK from the exons ATGCCGCTTTTTGGTAAAAAagattctaataaaaaattgaaaaaggaTGGAAAGGATGATAAAATGTCATCTGTTGATGATAAATATACGCTCAAAGAACTTTTGGGAAC aGGCGCTTTCTCCGAAGTTAGACTCGCCGAGAGCAAGGAGAAACCTGGACAAATGTATGCCGttaaaataatagataaaaagGCCCTGAAGGGAAAAGAAGACTCGTTGGAAAACGAAATAAAAGTACTGAGAAG GTTCAGTGAAACAGTGACACCACAGAGTGTTGATGGACCGATCAAGTCCAGTAATAGTGGCGAAAGAGGATG GCTAACCCACCCAAATATAGTTCAGCTATTGGAAACCTTCGAAGACAAGCACAAAGTTTATCTTGTGATGGAGCt GGTAACCGGAGGAGAATTGTTCGACAGAATCGTCGAGAAAGGTTCTTACACAGAGAAAGACGCGTCTGGACTTATAAGGCAAGTCCTCGAGGCTGTGGATTACATGCACGAGCAAGGCGTCGTACATCGTGATCTCAAACCCGAGAATCTCCTTTACTACAGTCCTGATGAAGACAGCAAAATTATGATAAGCGATTTCGGGCTCTCAAAAATGGAAGACTCTGGAATTATGGCGACGGCTTGTGGCACTCCGGGATATGTCG CTCCTGAAGTATTGGCGCAAAGGCCGTACGGAAAAGCTGTCGACGTTTGGAGTATAGGAGTAATATCTTATATTTTACTCTGTGGATATCCTCCTTTTTACGACGAAAATGACGCTAATCTGTTTGCTCAAATTCTAAAAG GTGAGTTTGAGTTTGATTCGCCTTACTGGGATGACATAAGCGACTCAGCCAAGGATTTTATCCACAAACTTATGTGTGTCAAAGTCGAAGATAGATACACTTGTAAGCAGGCTCTGGCGCATCCATG GATATCCGGTAACGCAGCGAGCAATAAAAACATCCATGGTACTGTATCAgaacaacttaaaaaaaattttgccaaGTCAAGGTGGAAG CAAGCCTACCATGCGGCCACGGTGATACGTCAGATGCAGAGACTGGCGCTCAACAGTGGTCAGCACCACCAGCaccagcagcagcaacagcagcaacagcagcagTCCCAGGGCATGGAAACGACCGGGTCATCCACCGACAGTCAAAAGGTCCCACGAACCGAGCCAACCCAGGGCAATCCTATTCGTCCTTATCGAAAGTAA